One genomic segment of uncultured Desulfobacter sp. includes these proteins:
- a CDS encoding type II toxin-antitoxin system VapC family toxin — MKKVLIDTNIYSLAMKGDVAVVGELRKIDSIGFSVISVGELYAGFKGGNREAINRDELYLFLDSPRVIVLSVDAETAEFYASVLDNLKKAGTPIPTNDIWIAAIAFQHGYKMFTRDKHFHFIPGLVLI; from the coding sequence ATGAAAAAGGTATTGATTGATACCAACATTTATTCCCTGGCCATGAAAGGAGATGTTGCCGTTGTCGGCGAATTGAGAAAAATAGACAGCATCGGGTTCTCAGTCATAAGTGTGGGCGAACTTTACGCCGGATTCAAAGGCGGCAACAGGGAAGCAATAAACCGGGATGAATTATATCTCTTTTTAGATTCTCCACGGGTTATTGTCCTTTCTGTTGATGCGGAAACTGCTGAGTTCTATGCGTCTGTACTTGATAATCTGAAAAAAGCGGGAACGCCCATACCAACAAATGATATATGGATTGCCGCCATTGCCTTCCAGCACGGATATAAAATGTTTACCAGGGACAAGCATTTTCATTTTATCCCTGGATTGGTGCTTATTTGA
- the trpB gene encoding tryptophan synthase subunit beta: protein MKKCGYYGPFGGAFLPEILVATFEELNAQFRQAKEDKHFWEEYETLMATYSCRPTPLTYAENLTRHFGGAKIYIKREDLNHTGAHKANNVMGQGLLVKRMGKKRVIAETGAGQHGVATATMAAKFGFDCTIYMGEVDVLRQRPNVFWMEQLGATVVPVTDGTRILKDAINEAFRDWVTNMDTTHYVLGTACGPHPFPEMVSWFQSIIGKEARAQIMKAEGRLPTKVFACVGGGSNAMGLFQGFMDDPVELVGVEAGGEGIASGRHASRLCSDDASFGIAQGYKTYFLQNSDGQMKETHSISAGLDYVGVSPILANMHDQGKARFEYATDTEVVDALKLTMQMEGIIPALESCHAFAGAFKEVANMSTDDIIIINQSGRGDKDIFTVADAIGDPKWKEFICSKAGEYQND from the coding sequence ATGAAAAAATGCGGATATTACGGCCCCTTTGGCGGGGCATTTTTACCTGAAATCCTTGTGGCCACCTTTGAGGAGTTGAATGCCCAGTTCAGGCAGGCCAAAGAAGACAAGCATTTCTGGGAAGAATATGAAACCCTGATGGCAACATATTCCTGCCGTCCCACGCCGTTGACTTATGCCGAGAACCTTACCCGGCACTTTGGCGGGGCAAAAATTTATATTAAACGGGAAGATTTGAACCACACTGGTGCCCATAAGGCCAACAACGTCATGGGGCAAGGGCTTTTAGTAAAAAGAATGGGTAAAAAACGGGTGATTGCCGAAACCGGCGCCGGCCAGCATGGGGTGGCCACGGCCACCATGGCGGCCAAATTTGGATTTGACTGCACCATTTATATGGGTGAGGTGGATGTATTGCGCCAGCGGCCCAATGTGTTCTGGATGGAGCAGCTTGGCGCCACCGTGGTGCCGGTTACCGACGGTACCCGGATTCTCAAAGATGCCATCAACGAGGCCTTCAGGGACTGGGTGACCAACATGGACACCACCCACTATGTCCTGGGAACCGCCTGCGGACCCCATCCTTTCCCTGAAATGGTCTCTTGGTTCCAGTCCATTATTGGAAAGGAAGCCCGTGCCCAGATCATGAAAGCAGAAGGCCGGCTGCCGACCAAGGTTTTTGCCTGTGTGGGCGGTGGTTCCAATGCCATGGGACTTTTTCAGGGATTCATGGATGATCCGGTTGAACTTGTGGGTGTGGAGGCAGGAGGAGAAGGTATTGCGTCGGGCCGTCACGCATCCCGGCTTTGTTCCGACGATGCCAGTTTCGGCATTGCCCAGGGTTATAAAACTTATTTTCTGCAGAACAGTGACGGCCAGATGAAAGAGACCCACTCCATTTCCGCAGGTCTGGATTATGTCGGTGTTTCCCCCATTCTTGCCAATATGCACGATCAGGGTAAAGCCCGGTTTGAATATGCCACGGACACCGAGGTGGTGGACGCCCTGAAGCTGACCATGCAGATGGAAGGCATTATTCCGGCCCTGGAGTCTTGCCATGCCTTTGCAGGCGCCTTTAAGGAAGTTGCGAACATGTCAACGGATGATATTATTATCATCAACCAGTCCGGCCGGGGGGATAAAGACATCTTTACCGTGGCCGATGCCATTGGCGATCCCAAATGGAAAGAATTTATCTGTTCTAAAGCTGGAGAATATCAAAATGACTGA
- a CDS encoding zinc ABC transporter substrate-binding protein: MKRFVKLFTVISVIAVFYAPAWAKTPVPVFVSIVPQQYFVQQIGKDKVDVSVMVQPGASPATYEPKPAQMVKLSKTRLYFSIGVPFETFWLDKIASANPDMTIVHTDKGIEKQPMAAHHHENEYQADHHDDKATTEADHDHEDDHGHAVLDPHIWLSPKLVKIQAGHIFDALVAADPENKGFYTINYNAFIKELDALDQDLTGMLTDNVGIQFMVFHPAWGYFARDYNLKMIPIEIEGKAPKPAQLQELIAHARVEGIKVVFVQPQFSSKSAELVAKEINGQVMRANPLALDWLDNMKKMAEQFKEVLK; this comes from the coding sequence ATGAAGCGGTTTGTTAAGTTGTTTACGGTTATTTCTGTCATTGCAGTGTTCTACGCACCGGCCTGGGCCAAGACGCCGGTTCCCGTGTTTGTCAGCATCGTGCCCCAGCAATATTTTGTGCAACAAATCGGCAAAGATAAGGTGGATGTTTCCGTGATGGTCCAACCCGGGGCAAGCCCGGCCACATACGAGCCAAAACCGGCACAGATGGTAAAATTATCCAAAACCCGCCTCTATTTTTCCATTGGTGTGCCCTTTGAAACGTTCTGGCTGGACAAAATTGCATCCGCAAATCCGGATATGACCATTGTTCACACAGACAAAGGCATAGAAAAACAGCCCATGGCTGCGCATCATCATGAGAATGAATACCAGGCGGACCACCATGATGATAAGGCTACGACAGAGGCGGATCATGACCATGAGGATGATCATGGCCATGCCGTGCTGGACCCCCATATCTGGCTTTCCCCTAAGTTGGTCAAGATACAGGCCGGCCACATCTTTGATGCCCTTGTCGCCGCAGATCCTGAAAATAAGGGCTTCTACACGATCAATTACAATGCCTTTATCAAGGAACTTGATGCCCTTGACCAGGATCTGACCGGGATGTTAACGGACAATGTCGGCATCCAGTTTATGGTTTTTCATCCGGCATGGGGCTACTTTGCCCGGGATTACAATTTGAAAATGATCCCCATTGAAATAGAAGGCAAGGCGCCGAAACCAGCCCAGTTGCAGGAACTGATAGCGCATGCCAGAGTCGAAGGTATCAAGGTGGTTTTTGTCCAGCCTCAGTTTTCAAGCAAAAGTGCAGAACTTGTGGCCAAGGAAATCAATGGCCAGGTCATGCGGGCTAATCCCCTGGCTCTGGACTGGCTGGATAATATGAAAAAAATGGCTGAACAATTCAAGGAGGTCCTGAAATAG
- a CDS encoding metal ABC transporter permease, giving the protein MEILNYEFMRHALAAGLLTSIICGIMGTLVVVNRIVFLSGGIAHAAYGGIGMAFYFNWPVIPSTMGFSLVASLVMAAVTLNNRQRADTVIGVIWAVGMAFGIILVDLTPGYNVDLMSYLFGSILTVPGSDLILMGVIGALILFLVVFFYKELMAISYDEEFAGLRGLPVRGIYFSLIAMLGFTVVMVIQVVGLIMVIALLTIPPFMVEKYARSLGTMMIGSSLLGACFTMAGLYLSYRFDLTSGAAIIMVAGTVFLVSLGVEKIWGFIPRVLQPENQKANIMSINKE; this is encoded by the coding sequence ATGGAAATCCTTAATTACGAATTCATGCGCCACGCTTTGGCTGCAGGATTACTGACCAGCATCATTTGCGGCATCATGGGTACCTTGGTCGTGGTAAACCGCATTGTGTTTTTATCCGGCGGAATAGCCCACGCCGCCTATGGCGGGATCGGCATGGCATTTTATTTTAACTGGCCGGTGATTCCTTCCACCATGGGATTTTCCCTGGTTGCCTCCCTGGTTATGGCGGCAGTGACCCTGAACAACCGGCAACGGGCGGATACGGTCATTGGTGTGATTTGGGCTGTGGGTATGGCATTCGGTATTATTCTGGTGGACCTGACCCCGGGGTATAATGTGGATTTGATGAGCTATCTTTTCGGCAGCATTCTCACCGTGCCGGGATCGGACCTGATTCTCATGGGTGTCATCGGCGCCCTGATTCTTTTTCTGGTCGTCTTTTTCTATAAGGAACTTATGGCCATTTCCTATGACGAGGAGTTTGCCGGCTTGCGGGGACTTCCGGTGCGTGGGATATATTTTTCCCTGATTGCCATGCTCGGATTTACCGTGGTTATGGTGATCCAGGTGGTGGGACTGATCATGGTTATTGCGCTGCTGACTATCCCGCCTTTCATGGTGGAAAAATATGCCCGGTCCCTGGGTACCATGATGATCGGTTCAAGCTTGCTGGGCGCCTGTTTCACGATGGCAGGGCTGTATCTGTCCTACCGGTTTGACCTAACCTCGGGGGCTGCCATTATCATGGTGGCCGGCACCGTATTCCTGGTCTCCCTGGGGGTTGAAAAAATCTGGGGATTTATACCCAGAGTACTTCAGCCGGAGAATCAAAAAGCTAACATCATGAGTATTAACAAGGAATAA
- a CDS encoding DUF1178 family protein encodes MIVFDLECINGHVFEGWFDDRDDLNRQQEQGLLQCPVCDSFSVSPKLSAVAIRKSASPNPVASGREMASQAQMEAMTELAEKMSRYVENNYEDVGSSFAKEALEMHYGAKEFKQIRGTTTKEEEKTLEKEGVPVVKIPDFKKDNEDLN; translated from the coding sequence ATGATAGTATTTGATTTAGAATGCATTAACGGCCATGTGTTTGAAGGCTGGTTTGATGACCGGGACGACCTTAACCGGCAGCAGGAGCAGGGTCTTCTGCAATGCCCGGTGTGCGACAGTTTTTCCGTAAGTCCCAAACTGTCTGCTGTGGCCATACGGAAATCTGCTTCCCCAAACCCTGTTGCTTCAGGCCGGGAGATGGCTTCCCAGGCCCAGATGGAGGCCATGACCGAGCTTGCCGAAAAAATGAGCCGGTACGTTGAAAACAATTACGAGGATGTAGGCTCATCCTTTGCCAAAGAAGCGTTGGAAATGCATTACGGGGCCAAGGAGTTCAAGCAAATCCGGGGAACCACAACCAAGGAAGAGGAAAAGACCCTGGAAAAAGAGGGGGTGCCTGTGGTTAAAATTCCAGACTTTAAAAAAGACAATGAGGACCTTAATTAG
- a CDS encoding Lrp/AsnC family transcriptional regulator, with the protein MTTSLTDLEKKVISLLQTDIPVCKRPYLVMAEQIGISEEKFLEVLSGLHDRNMIRRFGATLKHQKSGFKANAMVAWKVPEERVEEVGSIMASFREVTHCYRRNPAPGWDKNLYTMVHGASEDECFAIAAKLSEATGEKIYHLLFSRRELKKTSMQYFEN; encoded by the coding sequence ATGACAACATCCCTCACAGACCTGGAAAAAAAAGTAATTTCATTGCTGCAGACCGATATTCCGGTCTGCAAACGCCCCTATCTTGTCATGGCAGAACAGATCGGCATTTCAGAGGAAAAATTCCTTGAAGTACTGTCCGGCCTTCATGACAGAAATATGATCAGGCGGTTTGGTGCCACCCTCAAACATCAGAAATCAGGATTTAAGGCCAATGCCATGGTGGCCTGGAAAGTGCCTGAGGAGCGGGTGGAAGAGGTGGGCAGTATCATGGCATCCTTTCGTGAAGTCACCCATTGCTACCGGAGAAATCCTGCGCCTGGGTGGGATAAGAATCTATACACCATGGTTCACGGGGCCTCCGAAGACGAATGCTTTGCCATTGCTGCAAAACTTTCCGAAGCCACAGGTGAAAAAATTTATCACCTGCTGTTTTCCCGCCGGGAGCTGAAAAAAACCTCCATGCAGTATTTTGAAAACTGA
- a CDS encoding shikimate kinase has translation MSVALIGMPAVGKSTVGVLLAKQLGYEFLDTDIVIQTRENMTLAQIIKKKGLKGFLDIEAECLLGLGGKRQVISTGGSVIYREQAMYHLKKIATVIYLHADLPTLLNRLSDLDARGVAIDPSSSIYALYKERAPLYDKFCDIKIACGQKLPGRVTADITAALADQI, from the coding sequence ATGAGCGTTGCGTTAATAGGCATGCCGGCTGTTGGAAAAAGTACGGTAGGGGTGCTTCTGGCGAAACAGTTGGGATACGAATTTTTGGATACGGATATTGTTATCCAGACAAGGGAAAACATGACCCTTGCCCAGATTATTAAAAAAAAGGGACTTAAGGGCTTTCTGGACATTGAGGCCGAGTGCCTGCTCGGCCTTGGCGGCAAACGCCAGGTCATTTCAACCGGAGGTTCAGTCATCTACCGGGAACAGGCCATGTACCATTTAAAAAAAATTGCCACGGTCATCTACCTGCATGCAGATCTGCCTACCCTGCTGAACCGGCTGTCCGATCTTGACGCCAGGGGGGTTGCCATTGATCCGAGCAGCAGCATTTATGCGCTTTACAAAGAAAGAGCACCTTTGTACGATAAATTCTGCGACATCAAAATAGCGTGTGGCCAAAAGTTGCCCGGCCGGGTGACAGCAGATATTACCGCGGCATTGGCAGACCAGATATAA
- a CDS encoding ABC transporter ATP-binding protein — protein sequence MDFSYNGEDVVLSDINLTIREHDFMAVIGPNGGGKSTLIRLILGLLKPDKGQIRVLGERPGKLTQALGYVPQNVHINDHFPITALDVVLMGCLGTGGHFGQSAQTRKECEKDGLATLERLGMSKHARKKIGELSGGQRQRVFIARALMTQPRLLLLDEPTAGIDSEGRRDFLNLLQTLNKDVAIVVVTHDLFAVSGYVKSVACVNHRLYYHTQKEIEGQSLETMYNCTVEDVCRVQVLAQGLPGTGLKRSGDADGNP from the coding sequence GTGGATTTTTCCTACAATGGAGAGGATGTTGTTCTTTCCGATATCAACCTGACCATCCGGGAACATGATTTTATGGCCGTTATCGGCCCCAACGGCGGGGGGAAATCCACCCTGATTCGGTTAATCCTAGGGCTTCTTAAGCCTGACAAAGGTCAAATCCGGGTGCTGGGTGAACGTCCAGGCAAGCTAACCCAGGCCTTGGGATATGTGCCCCAGAACGTCCATATCAACGACCATTTTCCCATTACCGCCCTGGATGTGGTGCTCATGGGGTGTTTGGGGACGGGTGGGCATTTCGGGCAGTCTGCGCAGACCCGGAAAGAGTGTGAAAAAGATGGGTTAGCCACCTTGGAACGTCTGGGCATGAGCAAACACGCCCGCAAAAAGATCGGGGAACTGTCCGGGGGACAGCGCCAGCGGGTGTTTATCGCCCGGGCTCTGATGACCCAGCCGCGCCTGTTGCTTCTGGATGAACCCACGGCTGGCATAGACTCCGAGGGGCGGAGGGATTTTTTAAACCTGCTTCAAACCTTGAATAAGGATGTGGCCATTGTGGTGGTGACCCATGACCTGTTTGCCGTGTCCGGTTATGTCAAATCCGTGGCCTGCGTGAACCATCGGCTGTATTATCACACCCAAAAGGAGATTGAAGGGCAGTCGCTTGAAACCATGTATAATTGTACGGTGGAAGATGTTTGCCGGGTCCAGGTGTTGGCCCAGGGGCTTCCCGGGACTGGTCTAAAAAGAAGTGGAGATGCCGATGGAAATCCTTAA
- a CDS encoding radical SAM protein, with protein MKTDPPHILCVNPWVHDFAAFDFWARPLGLFTIAAILRQNRVRVSFLDCMNRFHPRKTNRVKVYWDGRGPFEKTQIPLPSALETHLGSLGGKFTRYGALKAWIEQDLLEMDRPDLILVTSLMTYWATGVAETIALLKKNYPGVPVVLGGIYASLCKTHARKYSGADHVVTGPAEPVLADLVETYTGFTLNHIPDPADLDTTPFAALDLQDTMAYAPILTSRGCPFSCEYCASSFLEPRFRRRSPENVFQEICHWHNNFQVKNFAFYDDALLIQPEKYAFPLLERIIDEKMDLFFHTPNAVHIKEISAKAADLMFKADFKTIRLGLETADFSSHRHDIKVKRNEFLMAVDNLRAAGFAKDQLGAYLLCGLPDQNLDEVEGSITLVKQLGLTPVLAYYTPIPHTPMWADAVKNARFDITAHPALTNNSLFPCVRSQQDLERISQLKKMVK; from the coding sequence TTGAAAACTGATCCGCCCCACATTCTTTGCGTCAATCCCTGGGTCCACGATTTTGCGGCCTTTGATTTCTGGGCCCGGCCGTTAGGTCTTTTCACCATTGCCGCCATCCTGCGGCAAAACCGCGTGCGGGTTTCATTTTTGGACTGCATGAATCGGTTTCACCCCCGGAAAACAAATCGTGTCAAGGTGTATTGGGACGGCAGAGGTCCCTTTGAAAAAACCCAGATTCCTTTACCAAGTGCGCTTGAAACTCACCTGGGAAGCCTCGGTGGAAAATTTACCCGGTACGGGGCTTTAAAAGCGTGGATTGAACAGGATCTTTTGGAAATGGATCGGCCGGACCTGATTCTGGTCACATCGCTTATGACCTATTGGGCCACGGGTGTGGCTGAAACCATTGCCCTGCTTAAAAAAAATTATCCCGGTGTGCCCGTGGTGTTGGGCGGTATTTACGCAAGTCTTTGTAAAACCCATGCCCGGAAATATTCCGGGGCGGATCATGTCGTCACCGGCCCGGCCGAACCCGTTCTTGCAGACTTAGTTGAAACGTACACCGGATTTACCCTGAATCACATACCGGACCCGGCAGATCTTGACACCACGCCTTTTGCAGCCCTGGATCTCCAGGACACCATGGCCTATGCCCCGATCCTCACCTCCCGGGGGTGTCCCTTTTCCTGCGAATATTGCGCTTCCTCCTTTCTTGAACCACGGTTTCGGCGGCGCTCCCCTGAAAATGTCTTTCAAGAGATTTGCCATTGGCACAACAATTTTCAGGTGAAAAATTTTGCCTTTTACGATGATGCGCTTTTGATCCAGCCTGAAAAATACGCATTTCCTCTGCTTGAACGCATTATTGATGAAAAAATGGACCTCTTTTTTCATACCCCTAATGCCGTGCACATCAAAGAGATCTCGGCAAAAGCAGCAGATCTGATGTTCAAAGCGGATTTTAAAACCATCCGTTTAGGACTTGAAACTGCAGATTTTTCAAGTCATCGCCACGACATTAAGGTTAAACGGAATGAATTTCTTATGGCCGTGGATAATCTGCGCGCAGCAGGATTTGCAAAGGATCAGCTGGGCGCCTACCTTTTATGCGGATTGCCCGACCAGAACCTTGATGAAGTGGAAGGGTCCATAACCCTGGTGAAACAACTGGGACTCACCCCGGTTCTGGCCTATTACACCCCCATTCCCCATACCCCCATGTGGGCGGATGCCGTCAAAAATGCCCGTTTTGATATCACGGCCCATCCGGCATTGACCAACAACAGCCTGTTCCCCTGTGTGCGCTCTCAACAGGATCTGGAGCGCATTTCTCAATTGAAAAAAATGGTGAAATAA
- a CDS encoding helix-turn-helix transcriptional regulator, translating to MDEILTTRQVAKYLNVNEKMIYSLIAEKGLPASKVTGKWLFPLDLVRQWVENGTRNFPEQVKLPPYHGLVLISGANDLLLDTLVATFNLKHSEHMALFGLAGSMGGLTALRKNLCHIAGCRSADENSDTAFPFMDEEIAQASAVVNLCHREQGLIIQKNNPLGLSSVKDLSKKGVTIVNRRIGTGARQILDRELKRFGMDGDAINGYENCVSRHMDAGLAILNGKAHAAPGIRAVANLLGLDFISLCWERFDLFVNKDSFFEQGVQLFLAMLKGKVIKRTADELGGYDLSMTGKMVYPETGNEDEQ from the coding sequence ATGGACGAAATACTTACCACGCGACAGGTGGCAAAATATCTTAATGTAAACGAGAAAATGATCTATTCCCTGATCGCTGAAAAGGGCCTGCCGGCTTCTAAAGTAACGGGGAAATGGTTGTTTCCCCTTGATCTTGTCCGCCAATGGGTTGAAAATGGCACCCGGAATTTTCCGGAACAGGTTAAGCTGCCCCCATATCACGGACTGGTTCTTATATCCGGCGCCAATGATCTGCTGCTGGATACCCTGGTTGCCACATTCAATTTGAAACACAGTGAACACATGGCGCTGTTCGGCCTGGCCGGCAGCATGGGCGGGCTTACGGCCTTAAGAAAAAATTTGTGCCACATTGCCGGTTGCCGGTCGGCAGATGAAAACAGCGATACTGCTTTCCCGTTCATGGACGAAGAAATTGCCCAGGCTTCGGCGGTTGTCAACCTGTGCCATAGAGAGCAGGGCCTGATCATTCAAAAAAATAATCCCCTGGGGCTCTCGTCTGTAAAAGACCTTTCCAAAAAGGGAGTTACTATAGTCAATCGCCGTATTGGTACCGGAGCCCGGCAGATTCTGGACCGGGAGTTAAAACGGTTTGGAATGGATGGTGACGCCATTAATGGATATGAGAACTGTGTCTCCCGGCATATGGATGCAGGCCTGGCCATACTTAATGGAAAAGCCCATGCCGCGCCCGGCATCAGAGCCGTGGCCAACCTTCTGGGATTGGATTTCATTTCCCTGTGCTGGGAGCGTTTTGACCTTTTTGTCAATAAAGACAGCTTTTTTGAGCAGGGCGTTCAATTGTTTCTGGCCATGCTTAAAGGTAAGGTGATTAAAAGAACTGCAGATGAACTGGGTGGATACGATTTGTCCATGACCGGAAAAATGGTTTATCCTGAAACCGGCAACGAGGATGAGCAATAA
- the trpA gene encoding tryptophan synthase subunit alpha, with protein sequence MTETKTQTTAPVFLETYIREQRKKKDILLMTHIVMGYPSFEASFEIVRQMVDAGVDLMELQIPFSEPMADGPVILKANQAALDSGATVEQCFDFAQKVSDSFDIPFLFMTYGNILYKYGMDAFAARMSEIGVKGAIVPDLPPEEADDYLSAMKKNDMSAVFIFSPETSDQRMKMIDTHATGFIYCLARKGVTGKETQFSSDMGSYLARCQKSTRLPTAVGFGVKEKADIDFLVGKADIAVVGSQTIREVEQKGVDATGPFIRSLTE encoded by the coding sequence ATGACTGAAACAAAAACCCAGACAACTGCCCCCGTCTTTCTGGAAACCTATATCCGGGAGCAACGAAAGAAAAAAGATATCCTGTTGATGACCCATATTGTCATGGGATACCCTTCCTTTGAGGCCTCCTTTGAAATTGTCAGGCAGATGGTGGATGCAGGCGTAGACTTAATGGAGCTGCAGATCCCGTTTTCAGAACCCATGGCAGACGGGCCGGTGATTCTCAAAGCCAACCAGGCCGCCCTTGACAGCGGTGCCACCGTGGAACAATGTTTTGACTTTGCCCAAAAAGTGTCAGACAGCTTTGACATTCCGTTTTTGTTCATGACCTATGGCAATATCCTTTATAAATATGGCATGGATGCCTTTGCCGCCCGCATGTCGGAAATCGGGGTTAAAGGCGCCATTGTCCCGGATCTTCCCCCGGAAGAAGCGGATGATTATCTGTCAGCCATGAAAAAAAATGATATGTCAGCAGTGTTCATCTTTTCTCCGGAAACCTCGGACCAGCGCATGAAGATGATCGATACCCATGCCACAGGCTTTATTTACTGTCTGGCAAGAAAAGGGGTGACCGGAAAAGAAACCCAGTTCTCATCTGACATGGGCAGTTACCTTGCCCGGTGCCAAAAATCCACCCGGCTGCCTACGGCCGTGGGATTCGGGGTAAAGGAAAAAGCAGACATTGATTTTCTTGTGGGCAAAGCCGACATTGCCGTGGTGGGTTCCCAAACCATCCGGGAGGTGGAGCAAAAAGGGGTGGATGCCACAGGCCCGTTTATTCGCAGTTTGACAGAATGA
- the mtnA gene encoding S-methyl-5-thioribose-1-phosphate isomerase: MNVDGKQMRPIWFDNESKTVKVIDQRRLPHELIVQDLTTNDLVIHAIKDMYVRGAPLIGATGALGVYVILVQKDNQGADDTWFKRECARLRDARPTATNLAWGVDRVMEKALNASGYDARVAAALKEALGIVEEEAVNCQKIGEFGLSIIKEIAAKKNGQPVNILTHCNAGWLACIEYGTATAPMYTAFDAGIDIHVWVDETRPLNQGSRLTAWELGKHGIRHTVITDNAGGHLMQHGMVDLVLVGTDRTTRAGDVANKIGTYLKALAARDNNVPFYVALPSSTFDWTITDGVKDIPIEERDPGEIKYVQGFFDGKISSVLVPPENSPAANHAFDVTPARLVTGFITERGICGAGEEQIMALFPDKKIDTQSSSF, encoded by the coding sequence ATGAATGTGGATGGAAAACAGATGCGGCCCATCTGGTTTGATAATGAGTCAAAAACCGTCAAGGTCATAGACCAAAGGCGCCTGCCCCATGAACTGATTGTTCAAGATCTGACAACCAATGATCTGGTCATTCATGCTATCAAAGATATGTATGTCAGAGGCGCCCCGTTGATCGGTGCCACAGGGGCCTTGGGTGTCTATGTCATCCTGGTGCAGAAGGATAACCAAGGTGCGGATGATACATGGTTTAAGCGTGAGTGCGCACGCCTTCGTGATGCCCGGCCTACTGCCACCAATTTGGCCTGGGGCGTGGACCGGGTCATGGAAAAAGCCCTCAACGCGTCAGGATATGATGCCCGGGTGGCGGCAGCCTTGAAAGAAGCCTTAGGAATTGTGGAAGAAGAGGCGGTGAATTGCCAAAAAATCGGTGAATTTGGCCTGTCCATCATCAAAGAGATTGCTGCAAAGAAAAACGGTCAGCCCGTAAACATTTTGACCCACTGCAATGCAGGATGGCTTGCCTGCATTGAGTACGGCACGGCCACAGCGCCCATGTACACCGCCTTTGATGCAGGCATTGACATTCATGTCTGGGTGGATGAAACACGGCCCTTGAACCAGGGATCGCGCCTCACCGCCTGGGAGCTTGGTAAACATGGCATCCGTCATACCGTGATCACAGATAACGCCGGGGGCCATCTCATGCAGCACGGCATGGTGGATCTGGTTCTTGTCGGTACGGATCGCACCACCCGGGCCGGCGATGTAGCCAACAAAATCGGCACCTATCTCAAGGCGCTGGCTGCCCGGGACAATAATGTGCCCTTTTATGTGGCGCTGCCCTCATCCACCTTTGACTGGACCATCACCGATGGTGTAAAAGATATTCCCATTGAAGAGCGGGACCCGGGCGAGATTAAATATGTGCAAGGTTTTTTTGATGGAAAAATTTCATCTGTTCTGGTGCCCCCGGAAAATAGTCCGGCCGCCAACCACGCATTTGACGTGACCCCGGCCCGCCTTGTAACCGGATTCATCACCGAACGCGGCATCTGCGGTGCCGGTGAAGAGCAGATTATGGCATTGTTCCCAGATAAAAAAATTGATACTCAATCATCAAGTTTTTAG
- a CDS encoding antitoxin, with protein MKTMTIRGIEPKLAEKLKQIAQEKGKSVNQLVIDLIQERLGIKKQKLYSRAYDDLDDLFGRWSETEFKTIENNINKERRIEPEIWNEKGID; from the coding sequence ATGAAAACCATGACAATCAGAGGTATTGAACCTAAGCTTGCTGAAAAATTGAAACAGATTGCCCAGGAAAAAGGCAAAAGCGTTAACCAGTTAGTCATTGACCTGATTCAGGAACGCCTTGGTATAAAAAAACAGAAGTTGTATTCCAGGGCGTATGATGATCTTGACGATCTTTTTGGCAGATGGAGTGAGACAGAATTTAAGACGATAGAAAACAATATCAATAAAGAGCGGCGTATTGAACCGGAGATATGGAATGAAAAAGGTATTGATTGA